From Sulfurovum zhangzhouensis, one genomic window encodes:
- a CDS encoding NADH-quinone oxidoreductase subunit J, with product MENFLASLFTVQGFAFYLFSFLTVILFWITVMSNNVLYAMTALASGMVLISGFFFILGADFLGVVQLIVYVGAVMALYSFAMMFFDATKEIKEKNTSGAVVFVLGGLSALMLVLMFAAPIYSDGIQALYPMHEGVGNAQDVGIVLFTKYLIPFEVAAVMLLVAMIAGIILAGKKMDQSLTEMMDEDAGEDEILTQKDEK from the coding sequence ATGGAAAACTTTTTGGCATCACTGTTTACAGTTCAGGGGTTTGCATTTTACCTCTTTTCATTTTTGACGGTAATCCTCTTCTGGATTACAGTAATGAGTAATAACGTACTCTATGCAATGACAGCTTTGGCATCAGGTATGGTACTTATTTCAGGTTTCTTTTTTATCCTTGGAGCAGATTTCCTTGGTGTTGTTCAGTTGATCGTATATGTAGGTGCAGTAATGGCACTTTATTCATTTGCGATGATGTTCTTTGATGCAACAAAAGAGATCAAAGAAAAAAACACAAGCGGTGCAGTGGTATTTGTACTTGGTGGTCTTAGTGCACTAATGCTTGTATTGATGTTTGCCGCTCCGATCTACTCTGATGGAATTCAGGCACTCTACCCAATGCATGAGGGTGTAGGGAATGCTCAGGATGTGGGTATCGTACTCTTCACAAAATATCTAATTCCGTTTGAAGTAGCAGCTGTAATGCTACTGGTTGCGATGATCGCAGGTATTATCCTTGCAGGTAAGAAAATGGATCAGTCACTTACTGAGATGATGGATGAAGATGCGGGAGAAGATGAAATTTTGACACAAAAGGATGAGAAATGA
- the nuoI gene encoding NADH-quinone oxidoreductase subunit NuoI, whose protein sequence is MGLEQFKNRNVGTQAYKVLDLQESPKTPMTKFAQVAKRTVKGELFVGLWVTVREMINALFKGQMHTVKYPFEKLPISPRYRAIHEMLRLLESGHYRCIGCGLCEKICISNCITMDTRYDENQRKEVSEYTINFGRCIFCGYCAEVCPELAIVHGPRYETASEQRASFSLFEDMLTPIDRLSLQQEYDGFGAVSPNADENIKKTPLAY, encoded by the coding sequence ATGGGTTTAGAACAATTTAAAAATAGAAATGTAGGTACTCAAGCGTACAAGGTACTTGACCTGCAGGAGTCACCAAAGACTCCGATGACAAAGTTCGCTCAGGTTGCAAAAAGAACAGTTAAAGGTGAACTTTTTGTTGGACTTTGGGTAACAGTAAGAGAAATGATCAATGCACTGTTCAAGGGACAGATGCATACAGTAAAATATCCATTTGAGAAGCTCCCTATCTCACCAAGATACAGAGCGATCCATGAGATGCTTAGGTTGCTTGAGAGTGGACATTACAGATGTATCGGTTGTGGACTTTGTGAGAAGATCTGTATCTCTAACTGTATCACAATGGATACAAGATATGATGAAAATCAGCGTAAAGAGGTGAGTGAGTATACGATCAACTTCGGTCGTTGTATCTTCTGTGGTTACTGTGCAGAAGTATGTCCTGAACTTGCGATCGTTCATGGTCCAAGATATGAGACAGCTTCAGAGCAAAGAGCAAGTTTCTCACTCTTTGAGGATATGCTTACACCGATCGATAGACTTAGCTTGCAACAAGAGTATGACGGATTTGGTGCTGTATCTCCAAATGCTGATGAAAACATCAAAAAAACGCCACTAGCGTATTAA
- the nuoH gene encoding NADH-quinone oxidoreductase subunit NuoH, translated as METTTLIEQLPEVTAVGVAIKAILILAIISALAGFGTYLERKVLAFMQRRLGPMHVGPYGLLQIAADGIKLFTKEDIVPQHANAFIFKIAPVITAATAFIALAAVPVFPDFTIPEFVPVLGGTFVPSIASDVNVGILFVLGMMAAGLYGPLLAGMAQANKWGIIGAARTAIQFLSYEVITGLSILAPIMIVGSLSLVDFNEAQSGGITSWLIWQQPVAFILFLIAGFAETNRTPFDLLEHEAEVISGYATEYSGMRWGMFFIGEYANMITISILAAVVFLGGYNDFGFIAGWIMILLKVAFFFFLMLWVRAAWPHVRPDQLMWLCWKVLMPIAVINVVITGIVIV; from the coding sequence ATGGAAACAACAACACTTATAGAACAACTACCGGAGGTAACGGCTGTAGGTGTCGCGATAAAAGCGATCCTTATCCTTGCAATTATCTCTGCATTAGCAGGCTTCGGTACATATTTGGAAAGAAAGGTTCTTGCATTTATGCAACGCCGTCTTGGACCAATGCACGTAGGTCCATATGGATTGCTTCAGATTGCAGCAGATGGTATCAAGCTTTTTACAAAAGAGGATATCGTGCCGCAGCATGCAAATGCATTTATCTTTAAAATCGCACCGGTTATTACTGCAGCAACTGCATTTATCGCATTGGCAGCTGTTCCAGTATTCCCGGACTTCACGATTCCTGAGTTTGTTCCGGTACTTGGCGGTACATTTGTTCCATCAATTGCATCTGATGTGAATGTCGGGATTCTTTTTGTACTTGGTATGATGGCAGCAGGTCTTTACGGGCCACTGCTTGCAGGTATGGCTCAGGCGAACAAATGGGGTATCATCGGTGCAGCAAGAACAGCAATCCAGTTCCTCTCTTACGAGGTGATCACAGGATTGTCTATTTTGGCTCCGATCATGATAGTAGGTTCTCTTTCATTGGTTGATTTCAATGAAGCACAATCTGGTGGTATCACATCATGGCTTATCTGGCAGCAACCGGTAGCATTTATCCTTTTCTTGATCGCTGGATTTGCTGAAACAAACAGAACACCGTTTGACCTTCTTGAGCATGAAGCAGAGGTTATTTCCGGATATGCAACTGAGTATTCAGGGATGAGATGGGGTATGTTCTTCATCGGTGAATATGCGAACATGATCACAATCTCTATTCTTGCAGCAGTTGTTTTCCTTGGTGGATATAACGACTTCGGATTCATTGCAGGTTGGATCATGATCCTCTTGAAAGTAGCATTCTTCTTCTTCTTGATGCTATGGGTAAGAGCAGCGTGGCCACACGTCAGACCGGATCAATTGATGTGGTTATGTTGGAAAGTCTTAATGCCGATTGCAGTGATCAACGTTGTAATCACCGGTATTGTGATCGTATAA
- a CDS encoding NADH-quinone oxidoreductase subunit G: protein MSEVKTVENMVSIKIDGVEYQAVEGEYILNAARANEVFIPAICYLTRCSPTLACRICLVEADGKQVYACNAKVKEGMEITVNTPNILEERRAIMEVYDVNHPLQCGVCDKSGECELQNYTLELNVDSQSYAIPDTKRETQNWSTVLHYDPGLCIVCERCTTVCKDMIGDSAITTTKRGGEDLDKSYKDTMPKDAYAMWNKLQKSLIAPSNGTDHTDCSDCGECIAVCPVGALVSRDFVYQSNAWDLKRIPAVSAHSSDGFAIYYETRPASISDREDKIFRVTNEWNYVSLDGAARFAYDFENRGVSKDEAAFNAAIEAFKKAETIRFNSVITNEEAMMLQTLKEKMGVKLYNPEVRAFQKFLNYYKAASGRSLWSTDTDEIMKRADFVISVGSALRNDSPGMKYAFNNVQKMNKGAGLYFHPVGDTLIPSFGKTIECFNHKPGLEEAALYLVLDLFADASKLPEDVKAFIDSFKTSETQTITEKVDKTVKEMVKNEETGEEEEVTKKVKETVEKEITVEKNGLVDLLGGDSEKFPAVFEKMMSKKESFSMMVGEDLYFHEKAENIAKLIALIEATTSIDVVMTPPKSNALGVALICDLDDEAAGYTIGYNENGDFRLSALGNGDLDMPAMNQQEGTFTTMSKRVVPTNAALSYEGYELNDLMKVLVGAPALTIDWTPMLPTASGYQAVAFDDLPNGYFNDGSENRGYLLEIISDEVALPTVEKFDASAALEGEIAYRCNPARQFNDFTDKAHEIFEAFGVYASTAKAAELGEKVEIVFDNGSIVMDVIADEKIEGDIVKVSDFRAAAGVYDLFGGSRYKNVTIKKV, encoded by the coding sequence ATGAGTGAAGTAAAAACAGTAGAAAACATGGTTAGTATCAAGATTGACGGTGTTGAGTATCAGGCTGTTGAGGGTGAGTATATCCTTAACGCTGCTCGTGCCAACGAAGTCTTCATACCGGCTATTTGTTATTTGACAAGATGTTCGCCTACTTTGGCATGCCGTATCTGTTTGGTCGAAGCGGACGGCAAACAAGTGTATGCTTGTAATGCGAAAGTAAAAGAGGGGATGGAGATCACAGTAAATACTCCAAATATCCTTGAAGAACGTAGAGCGATCATGGAAGTCTATGATGTCAACCACCCGCTTCAGTGTGGTGTATGTGACAAGAGTGGTGAGTGTGAACTTCAGAACTATACACTTGAACTGAATGTTGATTCTCAAAGCTACGCGATCCCTGACACCAAAAGAGAGACTCAAAACTGGAGTACAGTACTTCACTACGATCCGGGCCTCTGTATTGTATGTGAGCGTTGTACGACTGTCTGTAAAGATATGATTGGTGATTCAGCGATCACTACAACAAAAAGGGGTGGTGAAGATCTTGATAAATCATACAAAGACACAATGCCAAAAGACGCTTATGCGATGTGGAACAAACTTCAAAAGTCTTTGATCGCACCAAGTAACGGAACTGATCATACAGACTGTTCTGATTGTGGTGAGTGTATCGCGGTATGTCCTGTAGGAGCGTTGGTAAGTAGAGATTTCGTTTACCAATCAAATGCTTGGGACCTTAAACGTATCCCTGCAGTTTCAGCACACTCAAGTGACGGTTTTGCGATCTACTATGAGACGAGACCGGCTTCTATTTCTGACAGAGAGGACAAGATCTTCCGTGTTACAAATGAATGGAACTATGTATCACTTGACGGTGCAGCTCGTTTTGCGTACGACTTTGAGAACAGAGGTGTAAGTAAAGATGAAGCGGCATTTAATGCGGCGATCGAAGCATTCAAGAAAGCTGAAACTATCAGATTTAACTCAGTGATCACAAATGAAGAAGCAATGATGCTTCAAACACTCAAAGAGAAAATGGGTGTTAAACTTTATAACCCTGAAGTGAGAGCATTCCAGAAATTCCTGAACTATTACAAAGCAGCTAGCGGCAGATCACTTTGGTCAACAGATACTGATGAAATTATGAAGCGTGCTGATTTTGTGATCTCTGTAGGTTCTGCGCTTAGAAATGACAGCCCGGGCATGAAGTATGCGTTCAATAATGTACAGAAGATGAATAAAGGTGCTGGACTTTATTTCCACCCGGTAGGTGATACACTTATTCCTTCATTTGGTAAAACGATTGAGTGTTTTAACCATAAGCCAGGATTGGAAGAAGCAGCACTTTATCTTGTACTTGACCTATTTGCTGATGCTAGTAAGCTTCCAGAAGATGTAAAAGCATTTATTGATTCATTTAAAACTTCAGAGACACAAACGATTACAGAGAAAGTTGATAAGACTGTAAAAGAGATGGTCAAAAATGAAGAGACTGGTGAAGAGGAAGAAGTCACTAAAAAGGTAAAAGAGACAGTAGAAAAGGAAATTACTGTTGAGAAGAATGGACTCGTTGATCTTCTTGGCGGAGACTCTGAGAAATTCCCTGCTGTATTTGAGAAGATGATGAGCAAAAAAGAGTCATTCTCAATGATGGTAGGTGAAGACCTTTACTTCCATGAAAAAGCAGAAAATATTGCTAAGTTGATTGCACTGATCGAAGCAACAACAAGCATCGATGTAGTAATGACTCCGCCTAAATCAAATGCACTCGGTGTTGCATTAATCTGTGATCTTGATGATGAGGCAGCAGGATATACGATCGGGTACAATGAAAACGGTGACTTTAGACTTTCAGCACTAGGTAACGGTGACCTTGATATGCCGGCAATGAACCAGCAAGAAGGTACATTCACGACTATGTCGAAAAGAGTGGTTCCTACAAATGCAGCACTTTCATATGAAGGATATGAGTTGAATGACCTTATGAAAGTACTTGTAGGGGCACCGGCATTGACGATAGATTGGACACCAATGCTTCCGACAGCTAGTGGATATCAGGCTGTTGCGTTTGATGATCTGCCAAACGGATACTTTAACGATGGTAGTGAAAACCGCGGTTATCTTCTTGAAATCATTTCTGATGAAGTAGCACTTCCGACTGTTGAGAAGTTTGATGCATCTGCAGCATTAGAGGGTGAGATTGCGTATAGATGTAACCCGGCAAGACAGTTCAATGATTTCACAGATAAGGCACATGAGATCTTTGAAGCATTTGGTGTTTACGCAAGTACTGCAAAAGCAGCAGAACTAGGTGAAAAAGTAGAAATCGTATTTGACAATGGAAGCATTGTAATGGATGTGATCGCTGATGAGAAGATCGAAGGTGATATTGTCAAAGTTTCAGACTTTAGAGCTGCAGCAGGTGTATATGATCTCTTCGGCGGGTCTAGATACAAAAATGTAACAATTAAGAAGGTGTAA
- a CDS encoding 2Fe-2S iron-sulfur cluster-binding protein has protein sequence MNKHNSLGLGKEISITINGKKCKSTFGKTILEIARENGIYIPTMCYLTKTLPIASCRMCLVSVEGVDGAILSCQEKATDGAVVTTQTSELYQERQNIMKLYNVNHPLECGVCDQSGECDLQNKTLEFDVGNQNFTARDQHRPVENWGHVSYDPALCIMCEKCVRVSTEITGDEALQLKFGGYSSTIVNVKKEKNYASLGEAAAVCPVGALVDTDFKYRTNAWELTKIPSSCSHCGGGCQMDYEVKKDKIYRVSNNAEFSTLCGAGRYGFDYANEGVSKDKEAFENAVDAVANAHSILFAPQISNEEALILQKIKEKQGTKLICHEARAYQKFMRAYGSITGKNLFGGTLDRISESRGVIVFGTRINDDAPNVKYHINMASKWHRSRVAYLHPMRDEEMKNIVTQFMQYIPGSEEAVAAQLVLTLLGQTADMPQKLTSVLEELNPEALAAQSSVSSDQIAQLQKSLVKKQGFSLVVGSDLYAHPRAENIAKLIALLERYAGFNVVCVPPAGNAMGVSLICDLDDECEGMSVGYNVQGDFTLSALGEGDLDMPAMNQQEGTLTSNDKRVVPMNVAKSYDGYVLNDIANALGLEAEYTIEYTASLPEAQGFRQEAFDDLPDYFDITGEEHRGYLLSEVKVPVDQTIETVESTTSMGSVVYQCNPAEQFSPFTAKCEAIASEAQLVGSIAFANETGLNDGQNVSFEIDGVTFNRVFKIDTSMSGNIALNPSFDMGLSAALISSYRFKSVDFSATKNEEVGS, from the coding sequence ATGAATAAACATAATTCATTAGGTCTTGGAAAAGAGATCTCAATCACCATCAATGGAAAAAAGTGTAAGAGCACATTTGGTAAAACGATACTTGAGATCGCGAGAGAGAACGGTATCTATATTCCTACAATGTGTTATCTTACAAAGACACTACCTATCGCTTCATGCCGTATGTGTCTTGTGAGTGTCGAAGGTGTAGATGGAGCGATCCTCTCTTGTCAGGAAAAAGCAACTGACGGTGCAGTGGTAACAACACAAACCTCTGAGCTTTACCAGGAACGCCAGAACATTATGAAGCTTTACAACGTTAACCACCCACTAGAGTGTGGTGTATGTGACCAAAGCGGTGAGTGTGACCTGCAAAACAAGACACTGGAATTTGATGTAGGCAACCAAAACTTCACTGCACGTGATCAGCATAGACCGGTAGAAAACTGGGGACATGTATCTTATGATCCTGCACTTTGTATCATGTGTGAGAAGTGTGTAAGAGTTTCTACTGAGATTACAGGTGATGAGGCATTACAGCTGAAGTTCGGTGGTTACTCATCAACTATTGTTAATGTCAAAAAAGAGAAGAACTATGCAAGTCTCGGTGAAGCTGCTGCGGTATGTCCGGTAGGTGCACTTGTAGATACAGACTTTAAGTATCGTACAAATGCATGGGAGCTTACAAAGATCCCATCATCGTGTTCACACTGTGGCGGCGGATGTCAGATGGACTATGAAGTGAAAAAAGACAAAATCTACCGTGTAAGTAATAATGCTGAATTCTCTACACTCTGTGGTGCAGGACGCTATGGATTTGACTATGCCAATGAAGGTGTAAGCAAAGATAAAGAGGCATTTGAAAATGCTGTTGATGCGGTAGCAAATGCTCATAGTATTCTCTTTGCTCCTCAAATCAGTAATGAAGAAGCATTGATCCTTCAAAAGATCAAAGAGAAGCAGGGAACGAAACTGATTTGTCATGAGGCAAGAGCGTATCAAAAGTTTATGCGTGCATATGGTTCTATCACAGGGAAAAACCTCTTTGGCGGAACGCTTGATCGTATATCTGAGTCTAGAGGTGTGATCGTATTTGGTACACGTATCAATGATGATGCGCCAAATGTGAAATACCACATCAATATGGCGAGTAAATGGCACAGATCAAGAGTTGCTTACCTTCATCCGATGCGTGATGAGGAGATGAAAAATATCGTAACCCAGTTTATGCAGTACATACCTGGTAGCGAAGAAGCAGTAGCTGCACAGCTTGTTCTGACATTGCTAGGACAAACTGCAGATATGCCACAGAAGCTTACTTCTGTACTCGAAGAGTTGAATCCAGAAGCACTTGCAGCGCAAAGCAGTGTGAGTAGTGATCAGATCGCTCAACTTCAAAAATCTTTGGTGAAGAAGCAAGGTTTCTCACTGGTAGTAGGAAGTGATCTTTATGCACATCCAAGGGCAGAAAATATCGCAAAACTGATTGCATTGCTTGAGAGATATGCAGGTTTCAATGTCGTATGTGTACCGCCTGCAGGAAATGCGATGGGTGTATCACTTATCTGTGACCTTGATGATGAATGTGAGGGTATGAGCGTAGGATATAACGTACAAGGTGATTTCACACTTTCAGCATTGGGAGAAGGTGACCTTGATATGCCGGCAATGAACCAGCAGGAAGGAACACTGACCAGTAATGATAAGCGTGTGGTACCAATGAATGTTGCCAAGTCATATGACGGGTACGTGTTGAACGATATTGCAAATGCGTTGGGGCTGGAAGCTGAGTATACGATTGAGTATACTGCATCTCTTCCTGAAGCACAAGGATTTAGGCAAGAAGCATTTGATGATCTTCCTGATTACTTTGATATCACGGGTGAGGAGCATAGAGGCTACTTACTTAGTGAGGTAAAAGTACCGGTAGATCAAACGATCGAAACTGTAGAGAGTACGACAAGTATGGGTAGTGTGGTATATCAATGCAACCCAGCTGAACAGTTCTCTCCATTTACAGCAAAATGCGAGGCGATCGCTAGTGAAGCACAACTTGTAGGTTCGATTGCATTTGCGAATGAAACAGGATTGAATGATGGTCAGAATGTATCATTTGAGATTGATGGTGTAACGTTCAATCGTGTGTTTAAGATCGATACATCTATGAGCGGAAATATCGCACTTAACCCAAGCTTTGATATGGGATTAAGTGCTGCTTTGATATCCTCTTATAGATTTAAAAGCGTCGATTTTTCAGCCACTAAAAATGAAGAAGTAGGAAGCTAA
- a CDS encoding FAD-dependent oxidoreductase, translating into MSNVVFSTWRDEFIDNRGKPLDEWSETGFKLPETYHGDRSSKAFIGWDGVAIFTEDIDAVELASQYAAQYQEYSEACGRCAPGRWGGRILYDLLDKIARGEGTHDDVAHLKEVSQTMMVTSKCEIGKTVPKPILDLMEHYKDQFDRCINAQVPSKHYGGDTSYIAKVTAPCTDMCPAHVDIPAYIEGVRDMIFTESLQATRQTMPLAHTCGRVCPHPCEDACRRANLDEPISIMELKRIGADYETDHEVPWLHPKEPKAPRNDGKKVAIIGAGPAGLTAAYYLALEGIQVDIFEELPVNGGEVAVGVPEYRMPIDKYNKDIDFVLEMPTVSITNNHRVDAERLKEIDAEYDATLLAFGTRLSKKVYAENENPKMGGYWGAIAMLDKVNLWSKYGIGSPASNELKDKTVVCVGGGFTSMDVVRCSVREGAKKVIMLYRRDEATIIRNTTYEEYHEAVEEGVEFIFYSAIEEIFDDGEKITKLKCNRFELVPDPNGGRAQLVKMEDGDFDIECDYLIPAVSQAADLQLLPEEWGVELTSWNTLLTNGKDYMTSRPGLFAAGDCEYGPMTIVNAVGQARRAASVISRYIYDGKCTLTDDEIMEDHLNKLKVYDKKEKITGWMPGLPRAVSEKLSVDERIDNNKEVNLGFTGEEAIAEAERCMRCYYISMVAV; encoded by the coding sequence ATGTCAAACGTTGTATTCTCAACTTGGAGGGACGAGTTTATCGATAACCGTGGTAAACCCCTTGACGAGTGGAGTGAAACAGGTTTCAAATTACCTGAAACTTACCATGGAGACAGAAGCTCAAAAGCATTTATCGGATGGGATGGTGTAGCCATTTTCACTGAAGATATCGATGCAGTTGAGCTGGCAAGCCAGTATGCAGCACAGTACCAAGAGTACTCAGAGGCATGTGGGCGTTGTGCTCCGGGTCGTTGGGGTGGTAGGATCCTGTATGACCTACTCGATAAAATCGCGCGTGGCGAAGGTACGCACGATGACGTAGCCCATCTTAAGGAAGTTTCACAAACAATGATGGTTACTTCAAAGTGTGAGATCGGTAAGACCGTACCTAAGCCTATACTTGATCTGATGGAACATTATAAAGATCAGTTTGATAGATGTATCAATGCCCAAGTTCCATCAAAACATTATGGTGGAGATACATCATATATCGCTAAAGTAACGGCACCATGTACGGATATGTGTCCGGCACATGTTGATATCCCGGCATATATCGAGGGTGTACGTGATATGATCTTCACTGAGTCTCTTCAGGCAACAAGACAGACGATGCCTTTAGCACATACTTGTGGACGTGTTTGTCCTCATCCGTGTGAAGACGCATGTAGAAGAGCAAATCTTGATGAACCGATTTCTATCATGGAGCTTAAGCGTATTGGTGCAGACTATGAGACAGATCATGAAGTACCTTGGTTGCATCCAAAAGAACCAAAGGCACCTAGAAATGACGGTAAAAAAGTAGCGATCATCGGTGCAGGTCCTGCAGGGCTTACAGCAGCATACTATCTGGCACTTGAGGGTATTCAGGTTGATATTTTTGAAGAACTTCCTGTAAATGGTGGAGAGGTAGCTGTGGGGGTACCGGAGTACCGTATGCCGATCGATAAGTATAACAAGGATATCGATTTCGTACTGGAGATGCCGACAGTAAGCATTACCAATAACCACAGAGTCGATGCTGAAAGACTGAAAGAGATTGATGCAGAGTATGATGCAACACTGCTTGCATTTGGTACAAGACTTTCTAAAAAGGTTTATGCAGAGAACGAAAACCCTAAAATGGGTGGATACTGGGGTGCGATTGCAATGCTTGACAAAGTGAATCTTTGGAGCAAGTACGGTATCGGAAGTCCTGCGAGCAATGAACTGAAAGACAAGACGGTTGTCTGTGTCGGTGGTGGATTTACCTCTATGGACGTTGTAAGATGTTCTGTTCGTGAAGGCGCGAAGAAGGTGATCATGCTTTACCGTCGTGATGAAGCGACTATCATCCGTAATACAACCTACGAAGAGTACCATGAAGCAGTAGAAGAGGGTGTAGAGTTCATTTTCTACTCAGCAATCGAAGAAATCTTTGATGATGGTGAAAAGATCACAAAGCTCAAGTGTAACAGATTTGAACTGGTCCCTGATCCAAACGGCGGACGTGCTCAACTTGTGAAGATGGAAGATGGTGACTTTGATATCGAGTGTGATTATCTGATCCCGGCAGTTTCACAAGCAGCTGATCTTCAACTACTTCCTGAAGAGTGGGGTGTAGAGTTGACGTCATGGAATACGCTTCTAACGAACGGTAAAGACTATATGACATCTCGTCCTGGTCTTTTTGCCGCAGGTGACTGTGAATACGGTCCTATGACGATCGTCAATGCAGTTGGTCAAGCTAGACGTGCAGCATCAGTGATCAGCCGTTATATTTATGATGGCAAGTGTACGTTGACAGATGATGAGATCATGGAAGATCATCTTAATAAGCTGAAGGTCTATGACAAAAAGGAAAAGATCACTGGATGGATGCCAGGACTACCAAGAGCAGTCAGTGAGAAGCTGAGTGTAGATGAGCGTATTGACAACAATAAAGAGGTAAACCTCGGGTTTACAGGTGAAGAGGCGATCGCCGAAGCTGAACGTTGTATGCGTTGTTATTATATTTCAATGGTGGCGGTGTAA
- a CDS encoding NADH-ubiquinone oxidoreductase subunit E family protein, producing MRRYDLRHLKDDFYDKMVELMDTGLNVDEVGIFLFEVGDFSSIQKSADVVREQGHDLMNSLKFNEVDWTIVVKKVSEETRKARAEAAEAAKAEAEAAAKAEAEAQAQREAEKAAKAAAQAEAAKEEKAE from the coding sequence TATGACAAAATGGTTGAACTTATGGATACTGGACTGAATGTTGATGAAGTAGGTATCTTTCTTTTTGAAGTAGGTGATTTCAGTTCGATCCAGAAGTCTGCTGATGTAGTAAGAGAGCAGGGACATGACTTGATGAACTCATTGAAGTTCAACGAAGTAGACTGGACTATTGTCGTTAAAAAAGTAAGTGAAGAGACAAGAAAAGCACGTGCAGAGGCAGCAGAAGCTGCGAAGGCTGAAGCGGAAGCTGCGGCAAAAGCTGAAGCTGAAGCTCAAGCACAAAGAGAAGCTGAAAAAGCAGCAAAAGCAGCAGCACAAGCTGAGGCTGCAAAAGAAGAGAAGGCTGAGTAG